The proteins below come from a single Jaculus jaculus isolate mJacJac1 chromosome X, mJacJac1.mat.Y.cur, whole genome shotgun sequence genomic window:
- the Mpp1 gene encoding 55 kDa erythrocyte membrane protein, with protein MTLKSSEGEGGGSMRTALSDLYLEHLLQKRSRPEAVLNQLNVVTEDMYTNGSTAPGSPAQAKGQDMRKVRLIQFEKITEEPMGITLKLNEKRCCTVARILHGGMIHRQGSLHVGDEILEINGTNVTNHSVDQLQKAMKETKGMISLKVIPNQQSRLPALQMFMRAQFDYDPKKDNLIPCKEAGLKFVTGDIIQIINKDDSNWWQGRVEGSSKESAGLIPSPELQEWRVASVAQSAPSEAPSCSPFGKKKKYKDKYLAKHSSIFDQLDVVSYEEVVRLPAFKRKTLVLIGASGVGRSHIKNALLSQNPEKFVYPAPYTTRPPRKSEEDGKEYHFISTEEMTRNISANEFLEFGSYQGNMFGTKFETVYHIHKQDKIAILDIEPQTLKIVRTAELSPFIVFIAPTDQGTQTEALQQLQKDSEAIRSQYAHYFDLSLVNNGVDETLKQLQEAFEQACNSPQWVPVSWVY; from the exons ATGACGCTCAAATCGAGCGAGGGCGAGGGGGGGGGCAGCATGCGCACCGCGCTCTCTGACCTCTACTTGGAGCACTTGCTGCAGAAGCGCAGCCGGCCCGAG GCTGTGTTGAACCAGTTAAATGTTGTCACAGAGGACATGTATACCAATGGGTCCACTGCTCCAGGTAGCCCTGCTCAGGCTAAGGGGCAGGATATGCGGAAAGTGCGACTCATACAGTTTGAGAAGATCACAGAGGAACCCATG GGAATTACTCTGAAACTGAATGAAAAACGGTGCTGTACTGTGGCCAGAATTCTCCATGGTGGCATGATTCATAGACAAG GCTCCCTTCATGTGGGGGATGAGATCTTAGAAATCAATGGCACAAATGTGACTAATCACTCAGTAGACCAACTGCAGAAAGCAATG aaagaaaccaaaggaatGATCTCATTGAAAGTAATTCCTAATCAGCAGAGTCGTCTTCCTGCATTACAA ATGTTCATGAGAGCACAGTTTGACTATGATCCAAAAAAGGACAATCTGATCCCTTGTAAGGAGGCAGGACTGAAGTTTGTTACTGGAGACATTATCCAGATCATCAACAAGGATGACAGCAACTGGTGGCAGGGGCGGGTGGAAGGCTCTTCCAAGGAATCAGCAGGATTGATCCCTTCTCCTGAGCTGCAGGAATG GCGAGTGGCAAGTGTGGCTCAGTCGGCTCCGAGTGAAGCCCCAAGCTGCAGTCCTtttgggaagaagaagaaatacaaagacAAGTACCTGGCCAAGCACAGTTCAA TTTTTGACCAGTTGGATGTCGTTTCCTATGAGGAAGTTGTTCGGCTCCCTGCATTCAAGAGGAAGACCCTGGTGCTAATAG GAGCCAGTGGTGTGGGTCGCAGCCACATTAAGAATGCTCTGCTCAGCCAGAATCCGGAGAAGTTTGTGTACCCTGCTCCAT ATACAACAAGGCCACCAAGGAAGAGTGAAGAAGACGGGAAGGAGTATCACTTCATCTCAACAGAGGAAATGACAAGAAACATCTCTGCCAATGAGTTCTTGGAATTTGGCAGCTATCAGGGCAACATGTTTGGCACCAAATTTGAAACAGTGTACCATATCCATAAACAGGACAAGATTGCCATCCTTGACATTGAACCCCAG ACCCTGAAGATTGTTCGAACTGCAGAGCTTTCACCTTTCATTGTGTTCATTGCACCTACAGACCAGGGCACTCAG ACTGAAGCCCTGCAGCAACTACAAAAGGATTCTGAGGCCATCCGTAGCCAGTATGCTCACTACTTTGacctctctcttgtaaataatgGTGTTGATGAAACTCTTAAGCAATTGCAAGAAGCCTTTGAACAAGCATGCAATTCTCCACAGTGGGTGCCTGTATCCTGGGTTTACTAA
- the Dkc1 gene encoding H/ACA ribonucleoprotein complex subunit DKC1, with amino-acid sequence MAEAEVIILPKKHKKKKDRKPLEEDVAEIQHTEDFLIKPESKVAQLDTSQWPLLLKNFDKLNVRTTHYTPLPCGSNPLKREIGDYIRTGFINLDKPSNPSSHEVVAWIRRILRVEKTGHSGTLDPKVTGCLIVCIERATRLVKSQQSAGKEYVGIVRLHNAIEGGTQLSRALETLTGALFQRPPLIAAVKRQLRVRTIYESKMIEYDPERRLGIFWVSCEAGTYIRTLCVHLGLLMGVGGQMQELRRVRSGVMSEKDHMVTMHDVLDAQWLYDNHKDESYLRRVVYPLEKLLTSHKRLVMKDSAVNAICYGAKIMLPGVLRYEDGIEVNQEIVVITTKGEAICMAIASMTTAVISTCDHGIVAKIKRVIMERDTYPRKWGLGPKASQKKLMIKQGLLDKHGKPTDNTPATWKQDYVDYSDTGKKDVAAGAVEAPQLVAEAVKVTKRKRESESESDETHPAVPQLIKKEKKNKKKDKKAKAVVESESEPRDGDSDTTKKKKKKKKAKVAEEMSE; translated from the exons tcATTATTTTGCCAAAgaagcataaaaagaaaaaggaccgGAAGCCATTAGAAGAAGATGTAGCC GAAATACAACATACTGAAGACTTTCTTATCAAACCAGAATCCAAAGTGGCTCAGTTGGATACTTCGCAGTGGCCTTTGTTACTTAAG AATTTTGATAAGTTAAATGTAAGGACAACACACTACACACCTCTTCCTTGTGGCTCAAATCCTCTGAAGAGGGAGATTGGAGACTATATCAG gACAGGTTTCATTAATCTTGATAAGCCTTCTAACCCCTCTTCCCATGAGGTGGTGGCCTGGATACGACGAATACTTCGGGTGGAGAAGACTGGACACAGTGGCACACTGGATCCCAAAGTGACTGGATGTTTAATTGTATGCATAGAACGAGCTACTCGCTTAGTGAAATCACAGCAGAGTGCAG GCAAAGAGTATGTGGGAATTGTCCGGCTGCACAATGCTATTGAAGGGGGGACTCAGCTTTCTAGG GCACTAGAAACTCTGACGGGTGCCCTGTTTCAGCGACCCCCACTTATTGCTGCAGTAAAAAGGCAGCTTCGAGTGAGGACTATCTACGAGAGCAAAATGATTGAATATGATCCTGAAAGAAGATTAG GAATCTTTTGGGTGAGTTGTGAAGCTGGAACCTACATTCGGACACTGTGTGTGCACCTTGGTTTGTTAATGGGAGTTGGTGGTCAAATGCAGGAACTTCGGAGGGTTCGTTCTGGAGTCATGAGTGAAAAG GACCACATGGTGACAATGCATGATGTACTTGATGCTCAGTGGCTATATGATAACCATAAGGATGAGAGCTACTTGCGGCGTGTTGTTTACCCTTTGGAAAAGCTGTTGACGTCTCACAAACGGCTGGTTATGAAAGATAGTGCA GTAAATGCAATCTGCTATGGAGCCAAGATCATGCTTCCTGGTGTTCTTCGATATGAGGATGGCATTGAAGTCAACCAGGAGATTGTTGTCATTACCACCAAGGGGGAAGCTATTTGCATGG CTATTGCATCAATGACCACAGCAGTGATTTCTACCTGTGACCATGGTATAGTAGCCAAGATCAAGAGAGTGATCATGGAGAGAGACACTTATCCTCGCAAGTGGGGTTTAGGTCCAAAG GCAAGTCAGAAGAAGCTGATGATCAAGCAAGGCCTTCTGGACAAGCATGGCAAACCCACAGACAATACCCCTGCTACATGGAAGCAGGACTACGTTGATTACAG TGATACTGGCAAGAAAGATGTGGCTGCTGGAGCTGTGGAAGCCCCTCAGCTTGTTGCTGAAGCAGTAAAAGTCACAAAG CGGAAacgtgagagtgagagtgaaagtGATGAGACACATCCAGCAGTTCCCCAGTTgatcaagaaggaaaagaagaataagaagaagGACAAGAAGGCTAAAGCTGTGgtggagagtgagagtgagcctAGAGATGGG GACAGTGACACcaccaagaagaaaaagaagaagaagaaagcaaaagtGGCAGAAGAGATGTCTGAGTAG